The region TTGTCTATACACGACAGATGCTTGCCAGTCTCAGCTGAGACACCCTGAATCGATTCATAAAAGTGTGCTGAGAAGAAAGATGCCTCAGACTGAGGTCAGACATGGCTGCTGACCCTCAGGAAGAGCAGATTGCTccttgctgtgtgctgtggtgccCTCTCAGGGTAGAATGACACCCTTTCAGATCTCCTAGTGGAACAGACCGTTGGTTCCTAACCCATTACTGTCATGATGatccatgttaaaaatgtctAGTCTTCAGTCTTATTGCTTAGCCTGGATCACTGTGACAGGACCAGAACCAGACTGcacataaaattacagatttgagagCACTGACCTTAGAAAGGGggctggaaataaataaatggggGTAGTAATCTCTTCGTTTGTTGTGAATACCTTTTTTATGTCAGCCTAGGCCACGTGATAGGAAATGCCAGGGACAGCAGCGTTCTAAGCTGTGCCCATTTTTAAGATACAGGTGACTGTAAAATCTACTTGGGGTTCGTAATGCCTGATTCTTGCCAGGTTATATCACTTTGTCACATAACAAGGCAAACAGGGGTGTCTTGCAATCCTCCTGTGATCCGTTTTCACCAGTGGCTGCTGCATTCTCTGGACAGAAGGGAGCTCTCTCTTTTGGTCGAGAAAGAATGCAAGCTTAACaccaatgaagaaaaatatttcagccattttgCTAGGAAGTATTTAGGGTATGTTGCCTGGAAGCTCTTTGTGTTAGAACCATTCAAGTTTgcaaggaataattaaatattcattgtgaGAGATGGGAGATTAAGCACTGCTCTTTAGTCTTCTGGTCTGAGCACTCACACGGAGGGGGAGGAACCAAGATTCCAGTCTTAGCTTCACTGAATAtgtaatttaatgtatttaaatgttaattggaGCCCTGGTGAATGCCCTGAGCATTAAGCTACACAAGTATTGctcattcttgtctttttccttaacccaattaatatttaattattttgtgcaaATTAGAACCACCCTACAGGAATGATAAAGATTCACCTTCCTTGCTGTATTCTCCGACTTGCTGATTATTCATGTGAGTTGAGGCAGCTGCAGGTTCAAACCTTCCTGTGGACAATGTGATGAATTTGAAACAAGGTCTTCCAAATTTAGGTTAAGTGCTCTGATCACTGAGTTGGTGGCTGGGGGAGGTACGACGCAAGTCGTTGCAGATGATCCCTTCTGGATCAggcctggggagggagaggtggaCTGATGTGTAGTAAATCCTGCCAGGGTTTAAGCACGAGTTAGGATTGAGGTTGCTCATCACTGTCTAGATTTGGCTGTGTAGTACCAGGGCCCTCGTCTGTTGCTGGCATAGGTGATAGCTGAGTCTGGAGAAATGAGAATGTGGACTTCAGCTCCTGAATTCCCTTTTTGACTGTAGTCATAAACAAAGCATACTGTCAGGCTtgcctttaaatgaaaatctcttactgttttgtttggcttttctttttgtcgaCACTACTAGAAAGCCCTGTGTGAATATTCAAACTGCTTACTACTCTTACCTCCCAGTAACATTGCAATGAGACGAGATGTCCAAGAGGGCCAGGCTCGGTGTTTATCTCGCTTAGGAAGGCACAAGGAGGCTCTGGATATTGcagaaaaaatggtaaataatGCAGTCGTTCTTTTAGATTTTGAACATTAAAATATTGCCAGTAGTTCTTTTATATGGaccattttctggaaaaataatcttcatgTGTATAATCCTTCAGGATGTTCAGTGCTCAGAGTATTTGGTAAACAGGGGGTAACTGTCACTGCAGATATAATCACTCTTTAGAAATCAGAACACCCTGTACCACAATGAGCTCCCtgtgcagggaggctgctagTCCTGGAAGGGACTAAATATCATGCTCTGCCAGGCAgaattaatgtaatgtaataggAATTATAAGAAAGGGGATAAATAAATGCTTAAATCTTTCCACTATAAAAGGACGGTTCAAAACTCCCTTTTATTTCCATATACTCGCTGCCAAGCTGCCACCAAGAAGAGTATCTAACCACAAATTGAGTTTTTCCCATAAAGGAAAAAGTCCAGAGGCTCTAGAGTCTGCTAGagttttactgctgctgtttattttacataaaaggtgTTTACACTACAAAGAAGGGCAGCTGTATAAAACTctgaaagcaaataaacaaatgacAGCATTTGAGCCTTCTTGCCTTTCAGACTGGGACAGGGCAGCTGAAGGGAACGCTGTCAGCTTCATCGTGCATGATCTCTATCATGTATCGTTTAAAATTAAGAGCACAGTTTTGTACAGTTGAAAAATTACCTTTAGTGATATATGTGTGTCATTATTGAGGGAGACATTTTCTTAGGCTCTGAAGGATGATTCTGTTCTACTTCTGGTTTTAAtctattatcttttgtttctaGAGAAGCAGTGCTACTAACACAGATCACTTAACAACGGTTCTCaacctgcagttttccatttaccagggtctggaaaatgtagaaaaaaagatcacatgcCTGCAGCAACTGATCTGCTTACATCCTTTCAACCCTTGGTACTGGAAGTTACTTGCTGAAGTTTATATGAGCCTTTTACAGAGCTTGTCTCCATCAGTCAttccagaaacaaatataaatcagTCTGAAGAGGTTAGTGTAAGGGGTGGTAGTTTCAAAATATCGACTGGAAGAGAGATTAATTTGCAGCCTCACAGATCAGACAGCCAGAAAGAAGGCCCTTGGTCCGGCCTTGCTACAGAAACCAAGAGTGAGAATGCAGTGACTtgtagcagcagccaggctgtaaaAGAATTCCTCTGCACTTCAGAAGAACTGGAAAGGATGGACAAAGGGAAACACACAGCCTCTGAGTCCTGGGAGCAGAACATGTCGAAGAAAGTTGGGATAAAGGCATGTGCCTCGTTTATTAGAGCAAGGTAACTAAATGTATTCTTAGAATAATGTGAACTTTGCCCAATCGAGaacaatttaaagcatatttttcccaGCCttaatattttcaattaaatgtttgttttggcatTGGCAATGCTAACTTAGAAGCACTCTGCTATTGCTTCAGATCTAAAAACCAAAATCCACAGCATGGTAGATGTGAACAACCTCCGTCTGAGTGAAAAGAGTAAACCAGTGTCATAAACCAGTGTCATACACTGTTGAGAAGTGTTTTTTAATGGCCTTATTATATGAATCTTTTCAAGTAATTATATACAAAAGGGCTTGTTCTTCAACAAATGCTTCTGTTAGAGTATGGCTGTTTCCTGGTTTGGTAttaaagatgcagcagcagaagtgcccCAAAGGGAAGGCTAGCCAGTCTTCCTTCTGCGAGTGCCACCTGTCTTATTTGCTTGAAGCCTCATGCTTGAGcgaaaatgtattttataataataCCCCAATCTGCATAATGGATGAGGTTGAAAAATGAACTCTGTGACAGCTGATTGACAGGGCTGcattaaaatgctctttccttttcttccctctgttcctaAAACTCTTGCAcacaacaaaaatccccaaagcatAATCTTTCAAAGAGATAATTAggaactggttttgttaaaataggCTTggatttttccccccctcttgcCTCTCAGTAATGTATGAGTCACTGAGagtatttaaagccattttatgaACTTCCACAAATGTTGACAGAGAACACCTGTTAGGGcaagatttaagaaatgtaaaaaaagatataGTAGCTTCTAACTGTACACAGGATAAGAGATGGTGACTGTAATTGCTACTTGGGATAAGTTAATAAATTTAGtactgatatttaatattaaagctacattcatattaaaataatctgtgttgctTGTTTTGGTGTATATAGTTCAGCATTGAGACCATTAAAAATTGTGGTATTTGCTTGCTTGGCTGCACAGTTTCACAAAATGTTATTGTGGTTTATATTTGCAGATACACTTGTCCAGGGTAAACTTCTCCCCTGCTCAGGGCTTATGCATTAAATAGGTTGTCTAATATTTTCAGGTTTGTTGGATTTTAAGTGCATGTTGCATAAACAGGTACAAGGTAAGTTGCACCTGGAAAGGGGATGTTGGTATTGCTTTTTGTAGGAAATCAGGTTCTGTGTTAAAACATCATGAACTCTTCTAGTTttgtcaaaaaacaaaaaaaaggagaaattgttttgtttaattttcgttctttttttacattatgttgatgcaaattttgaaacaaaaatgctttacaaattaaaaatgctttccgtttttactttgaatttcccagTCAAAACTTTATTGAATTTACAAATGGTTTACTGGCTCAGACTTACAAATTTTGATGTTTATAATGCTCACATGAAAACTTTAATCTAAGATCTTCTCTTCATAAAAATACACTCCTTTATTGTAACACCTGCTTCATTTAACCGTGGTAAATGTGATAAAATTTGTTGTCCTATATGCATAAAGCTTGAGTTAAGCATAGTTTCAGTAATGATACTGCTAAGTTCTAGTAGTCTCTTGGTTGAATATACTTAGATATTTCCTCTGCTGACGTGTTTTACAGTCCTTGTGTGAGGATGACTCTGGAAACTGCCACTGCGTTCTCTGGTTGAGCAGTTGGTGATGGGGTCCCTCAGTGACGTGAACCCACATTGTGAGCACAATGTCTAACCTTCACCAAATCATGGTGGTGACTTCTGGGGCACTGCCTTGGACATAAAACTGTGGTgaaagctgttagaaaatattCCAGGGTTGGCCTATGTGGGGTGAATGTTTGAGATTTGTCTAAAACCTCAAAATTTCTAGCTTTTCAGGTTACAAAGTCAATCACTGCCGCAGGCAAAAATGTACTGCTGTCTTGTTAGGCCTTAATAAGGATGTGGGGCACCTGATGTACTGCAGTTAATGCTAGCAGATCCAAGCTTCACTTTTAAATTGTGTGATGAATACgtggagagaaaaatgtttgcacttcTCAGTACTTCTGTCGTAGCAGGGGTATACCATACCCATAGTAGATTGATATGGATGTATTCACTTCTTTGCAGGTTTTGCAGTTGGCAAAAGTCAGGAAGAAGAGCTGTTCTTAAGTATtgtattttggttggttttaggtttgctgacttgctcttttgccagctgtgccttttttgaactgcctttttttgtttcaggcttttaCTTCAGCTTATTCAGTTACAGCAGTCATCCTTTGCGTTAGAAAATAACATAGAAGGTCAAAAAGAAATCGATGACAAAGTGGCACGACTTGGTTTCAgtgaaaactccttgctgttgaTGACCAAGGTAAGGGGATGTttcacagtgtgcaagttctCAGCTATACGTAGGCTGGTTGAGGTACCTGAGCCAGTTCAGGCACAAAGTCCTGTCTGTAAGCATGACACTCCCCTCAGGTAATTAACTGTGCCAGGAAACAAGGTAAATTAGCTGGGACCAGTTGTCCTGGTAGTGCATTATCTGGAACTGACATAGCTATATAGCACTGGCTGTGTCATGCCActgtatttctgttctgctgagATTCTCCTTTCGGGAATGTTCAGGGTTGTTAAGTTTCTCACTGGATGTGTACTTTTGCAGATGCATCAACACTGTGAGTTTCTTGGGATGCAGATTTTATCTCAGGAATTTTAGATACCACAGAGTGAATCACAAGTATGAAATGGAAGTGGAGATTACTTTGATGACCACAGAAGTattaaacacttccagaaaaagtactaaacattttcagaagaagaCAGAGACAtccttttacattatttctttgtcctgtttgatgTACTggattctgtttttaaagaaatacaaagaaggAGAGTAACATTGCATGACTTTATTCACAGagattaaacatttttagtgCTATTTATAGAgtttctgacttttattttaaggaataaaaggaagCTAGCGAGATTCTAACTTCGCTGTCAGTCTTACAGCTTTAAGTTAGTGAGCACCAAGCCGTTGCCAGGGTGGCGGGCAGTCGTGTGGGATTTCACCCGTAagagggcagcagcatgcagactATCTCAGGTTTTAGGAAGCTtggaaaagaaacttgtttccttgcttcccttgACACCCTCGGGAGGAGATGAGTGTTGGTGCCTTTGCAAGGTGAGCGCTGAATGCACAGCACTGGTGTTGAGAGTTCCGCTGGCGCTCGGAGAGTAAGAATCCCCCTGCACAAGCGTAGCCAGAAGCTGGGTGGGGTTGTGCAGCTCTGTAGCTTGGGCACTCAGTTCTCGGTGGTTATTGCAGAGTGCAACAGGCAGACAACTTGATCGTGACTTGGAAACTTCTCCTGCATGGCATGTGGTTCATGTGTCAAGagcttttcttgtaaaaatctgttattaatgtcatatttgttgttttctctgcaagttattttcttgtCTCTCATCTTTCTTACTGTGTTTGCAGGTTATGGGGCAGGATCTCATACCAGAAAAACTAAAAGAGGAATTTCAGGGTGAGGTAAAATGCATAGGCCCTTCAGCGCTGTCATCATTGGTAACTGCATCAGCCACAGAATTTGAAATCAAATGGTTCGGTAATCTCAAAGATGATTTATGTCACTTGGAAAGACAATTCTGTTCAGATATGTATCTCCTACCTTTGGCAACTTAAAGGTTTTGTTGTATTTATTCTCATATCTCCAAATGATTATGGAATTATATATGCAATAAAGttcatattacatttttaaataattcttattgtatatattttaagaatatctATCAATGTCTGCATTTAAACTCTTAACATCTCAtaattttctttgatttgtttgtaTTAAAAGAATAAGGAATCCAGTATAAAATTGAGCTTTCAGTACAACTTCCAGAGGTAGCCATCCATCGTAAACCTCACCATGTTGTGCTTGAAGTGCCTGTGATTTTTTGAGGCGTGGGATGTCGGTGGGATGGAAGGCTTCCTTTATGATGTCCAGTTTGAAAGTTTCTTGGTATCAAATTCTATGTTGTTGCATTTAGAACCATGGAATCagccatttttaaaattattttaaaaaatatttattgattaATTGATGTTATGGTGATTTCCTGTTCAGAGATGGATAGAgatcttaaatatatttatgctgGAAAATTGTCAATAAGAATAATTCCatatgttttgggaaaaaaatatcagtggtAAATACTTAATTTAGAACTGGAAggagattttctttcttcaaaggtAAGTGTTCTTAGCAGGCATATAACTAGCTATAGTCTTGTCTGCTCCCTCGCTAAGCGCACTGGAGAAAAACTGTCAAGGTTGTTTATGTGTACTGAAGACTGTTTAGTCAGATCACATCCTTTGTAAAACCctgcaaggaagaaaatctttgctgTGAAAGCTGGCAATGTTGTTTCTGCATTGTACAACATGTACAATGTTATGCTTTCAGTTGATAATGACActactttgctttattttctgaagcGTTGATGCTCTGAGCTTTGGGCTTCTACAGAAGAAGGCAGATATTATCCTGCAGTGTCTTTTGcttgaaataatttgcatttgagGCAAACAAGGTGTGCTCTTCCCACATCTTCTCTTAAACTGTGAGACTTAAATTCTTTGTAGCTTTTTGTAAAAGTGTTCTTTAATGGATATAGTTTAAAACTAGCAATCTCTTAGACATAATTTGCTGTgacttttcttcatgttttcctgtgttttctttatgAAGTACTAAAGAGTGCTGAAACTTTAAATAACTCACAATTGAATGGTAATTCACCATATGTGAATTACATTTGTATCTGCAATTTTTAGGTGAATTTAAAGCTTTAAGATACTGGTTAGGGAACCTGTCACTAACCCTTGGTGTGGTGTAGCACTCTGCTAAGTTGACTGTGAAACCTCTCCGGAAAAATGGAATATTGCCTTCAGCCATGTCAAATTATCTTTGATCGTTTGGTGACTTAATGCAATTAAACCACATCCTGGTCAGCTTGTTACGAAAGATGATGACTTGGCAAGTATACTTGGGTAAGCACTAATGCACTAGAATATTTGGTTTAGTCATGCATGCGCTTTGCTAGGTGGAAATTTTTGTGTACGTGTGTAGAGCACTATATTCGGATGGCAGTGAAACCCGCCTGAAGGGCTGGGGATGCTTTTAAGACTAACTGGTGTCATAAGTTTTCAGTAGAGACTGTCCACAATGTGCTGTAAATTAATTACAATGTTGGCATCAACAGTAGAATGTCTTATAGCAAAGACAGAGCAAATGTGGAAAGCTTAATGCCAAATATGTCAGCAAAAAAATGGAACAGGGACTTCACCTGGTTTCTCCTTAAACTTACAGTCATGAGTAGCTACACGTAATTTGTTCTGCCACAA is a window of Athene noctua chromosome 2, bAthNoc1.hap1.1, whole genome shotgun sequence DNA encoding:
- the C2H8orf76 gene encoding uncharacterized protein C8orf76 homolog isoform X1 encodes the protein MEPVLGWQFEESLFGPSRERGAGGGAEPPCGAKHCEPLWFRSEADGGEGAGGLTVSKFRADWAYRQQEFEKALCEYSNCLLLLPPSNIAMRRDVQEGQARCLSRLGRHKEALDIAEKMRSSATNTDHLTTVLNLQFSIYQGLENVEKKITCLQQLICLHPFNPWYWKLLAEVYMSLLQSLSPSVIPETNINQSEEVSVRGGSFKISTGREINLQPHRSDSQKEGPWSGLATETKSENAVTCSSSQAVKEFLCTSEELERMDKGKHTASESWEQNMSKKVGIKACASFIRARLLLQLIQLQQSSFALENNIEGQKEIDDKVARLGFSENSLLLMTKVMGQDLIPEKLKEEFQGEVKCIGPSALSSLVTASATEFEIKWFGNLKDDLCHLERQFCSDMYLLPLAT
- the C2H8orf76 gene encoding uncharacterized protein C8orf76 homolog isoform X2, translating into MEPVLGWQFEESLFGPSRERGAGGGAEPPCGAKHCEPLWFRSEADGGEGAGGLTVSKFRADWAYRQQEFEKALCEYSNCLLLLPPSNIAMRRDVQEGQARCLSRLGRHKEALDIAEKMGLENVEKKITCLQQLICLHPFNPWYWKLLAEVYMSLLQSLSPSVIPETNINQSEEVSVRGGSFKISTGREINLQPHRSDSQKEGPWSGLATETKSENAVTCSSSQAVKEFLCTSEELERMDKGKHTASESWEQNMSKKVGIKACASFIRARLLLQLIQLQQSSFALENNIEGQKEIDDKVARLGFSENSLLLMTKVMGQDLIPEKLKEEFQGEVKCIGPSALSSLVTASATEFEIKWFGNLKDDLCHLERQFCSDMYLLPLAT